The segment TAAACCCAACTCATCAACAAAAATCCCACCACATCAAAAAAACAACACATCTCACATCAAAAATCCCACCACATCAAAAAAACAACACATCTCACATCAAAAATCCCACCACATCAAAAAAACAACACATCTCACATCAAAAATCCCACCACATCAAAAAAACAACACATCTCACATCAAAAATCCCACCACATCAACAAAAAACCCACCACAAAAAACTTCAACAAATATCCAATCCCGCCTTTAAGAAATCTTCTTGAAGGTTCTTTTTTTTTATTTAAAAAATATTTTCTGTTTATAAATACCTTTAAATATATACATCATTAGTATCAAGGTGTTTCATCGATGGGAGTAAAGGGTACGTACTCAGAGCTATTCGGTTAGGTAATTAAAATTGACTAATTGAATACTATGATGTAATGTAAAAAAATTCATTAACAATAAAATCTAAAAGGAGAATCAAGATGGCAAAAAGAAAGTCTGAAAAAATTGTTTTAAAAGAAGGTAATATTATCGTGATTAAGAAGTTTGACAATCACACTAACAAAGAGTTTTATGATAAGGGGGAGGGTCCGGATAAAGCTAAAATCCTTGATCTTATTGAAGAAAATGGTAAGTACAAGGAAATTGCAGTAGAAATTATCGGAGGCAAAATGTCTGCCAGAAAAATAGAATTTACATATTTTGGTAGTAATACGTGGCGATTGTTATTTGAAGACCCGCATTCATTAAAAAGGGTCTATAGCATTAATGCCCCGTACTATAGGATGGAAATATTAAATGATGAAAAGCTGATTCCTTATGAGGATGATCTTTTTACAGCGGAGGAACTTGCAGACTTAATATCGCGAGATGCCTTTGGATGAGGGAAATAGCTTCCAAAATTGACTTGAGATGAATACATCCGTGAAGTCTTGACTAACAATAGTTCAAGACTTTTTTATTTATAAAAATACTCCATGCCTAATATGATTTATCAACGAATAGCAAATAGGAACTTAATTAAGTTACTCAAAATATCATAACTATATAAAGTTATAGGCAAAATCATTGACAAATACTAGTAAATATGATAATTTCTAGGATACTTGTTTTTTAACAATTTGGTTATTTTTGAATGATTTGCTGATCTTCTAACTAATTTAGAGGCTTAGGAAATCATTCAAAAAACAAAAAACGAAAGGAGCTACAAAATGAAAAAAATTATTGTTTTTTATTTCGCAATATTTTTTTTAATATATACACAAAAGCTTTTTGCTCAAATTGAATGCTCTGAACTTCCAAATAAAAATAAATTTCCTCAAGCCGTAAATGATTTTGCTTACATTATAAATGATAGTGTTGAGCAAAAAATAGAACAAAAACTCCGTAGTTACTTTGAGTCTACGGGACTCGCATTAATCGTTGTAACAGTTGATAGCTTAGATGGTTATACGGATGATTCTTACGCTCAAAATTTATTTGATTGCTGGAAACCCGGAGGAGAGAATAACGCCGGTATAATATTTTTAGTTGCACCTGGGGAAAGGAAATTAAGAATTCATACTGGCTACGGAATTGAAAGTAGTCTAACGGATGCACAATGCAACTTATTAATTAATAATATTTGTGTTCCCTATTTCAAAAAATCAAAGTATTCTTCAGGGATATTGAATGGGGTTGAGGAAATATTGGCAATAATTTTTCCGCAGGAACAACGTGATCGAATAAAAGAGGAGGAAGATAAGAATGCTGGGGATAATATACAGCATACAAAAAGAAGAAATAGCAAAACTTTTGGCGGGTTTCTTAAAGGAAAGAGTGGAGGCGGCGGAGATTCAGGATTCTGGTAATATTAGTGAAAATGAAATGTTGGGTTTAGCAGTTGTCCCTTAACAACTGCATTTTATTTTACAAAAAAATTCTATTGCAAAAGTGGTTTTTTAGTAGTTTTTACTGTAGCGGTTTCCAGAATTAGAATAAGGAGAATGCAGAAGTTACCTTACTAGACGTTGCTTACTATAGAATCAGATGTTGCCATGCTATTGAACCATTATTATCTAATCTTTTAAGTATTTCTGTAATATTCTCTCATAAACGCGACATTCCGATTACTTTATTGTGTATTCTTTCCCAGTCACCTTCCTTACTGTGTATTGTTGACCAATCAGAAAATAATATTATTAAGATATTTGATTTTTATATTTCTACTGACACGGATAAGGCAGTCGTAACTATCATACAAATTACTTCGTATTCACAGCGAGTCAGTTGCTTCTATATATTAAAAAAATTCATGGCAACATTCGGCACTCCTTTGATAATTTTATATTTTTTCGGTTATCGATTATTATAGTAGCTTTAATTTACACTCTATTTTTCGTTACTATAGGCGAGTTTCAACAAGAATATCGTTTCAGTTCTAAGCTTTGCTCTTGCCCAATCTTTCTGTGGTTCTGTGAGTAGCTCACCAAGACCGTCGAGAATGTGCTTATTGTCCATCTGCTCAAGTTTATGAATGCATTTTTTTAACAAATCCTTAAAAGGCATGTTTGCTCTTAATTCTACTATGGTTTTATTTATCTCCCACATTTTTTTGTAGAAGAAATAGACATCAAATATATCTCGACTTGTTTCTCCAATTCTTTCATACATTGCCATGAGTTTATGAGCAAACATATCCTCTCTAACCATTACAAGCATAGAAATACCAAGTAATGTTCTAATTTCGTATTCTGAACCAAAATTTCGAAGATTCACCTCTACTTTTATCTGCTGTGTGCCAAGTGCATAAGAAATAACATTCAATAAGTTGTAGTGCTTTATCATTGATTCAGTAATGGTTCCGTAGCTTGCTGTAATTTTCTGGAGCTTTTCAAATACTTCTTGCTTTTTAGTATCATCAAGCAAATCAAAATCAAGGTCAACTGAATTTCGGTTAAGATCATAAAACAAAAGTGCTGCCGTCCCACCTTTGAAACCTAGCGTAGTAGCCAGAGAAGTATCAGAATAGATATCCTTCAAGATTTGGAGCAAAATATTTTTATGTTTTAAATAATCGAGTGTCATATTATTGTTTTTCATTTAATTTTTTATAACGTTCAAAATATCTTTTCATAGTTTTTTCCATTCGTTTGTTATGATATATTGGTAAAATTTCAAAAACCATATCCCAATCTATGCCACGCAAATTATCAAAATAATAATTTTTACTTACATAGACACGATCTAACAATGCACGTTCCTTGGTCGCCGTAGCAATGCCATTAACATGTTCGATGCCTGTTGTGTTGCTTAACACATAATCTTTCATTCGTATAAAAGTTATTTTTTGATCACTAATTTGAATCTCACGACTCACATAAGATGCAACAAAAATATTTCCATAGTATTGGAAATTCACACCCTCGCGAGTTAAGACAGTTTCAAAGCTCACGTATGATGGAGTATAGATTCGAGTCGCTAATTCAAAGCGACTATAATTTCTATCTTTTACATAAAACCCTCGGCGAACTCTAATCAACTTTCCGGCATTCACATATTTCTTCAATCTGTCGCCAACAATCACTTCATCGCTTTCATTCCATAACAAAGCAACATCTTTGGTCGAAAAGACTGTTTTAGTGGATCTCAATAATATATCTAAATATTCACCTTTTGTTGGTTTTATAATCATTTGTAGACTGGAATAGGCTTTAAAAGCCCGTTACAGTCTATATATTAGCATAATTTAGAAAATAAAGCAATAGTTAGTTTATGGAAGACAAAGCTTTACCTTACTAGAGATAGAGCTTTTGTACTTAAAAATGTCATAAAATCATTGACAAATACAAGAAAATATGATATGTTCTAGGATACTTGTTTTTTAACAATTTGGTTATTTTTGAATGATTTACTGATCTTCTAACTAATTTAGAGGCTTAGGAAATCATTCAAAAAACAAAAAACGAAAGGAGCTACAAAATGAAAATCCTTATTAGGATTATTACTGTAATAATAGCTTTACTGTCTATTTTAATCTGTTTAGAGGTTTTACACTCCGTAATTTTATTGCCCCTATCTTCTCGAACTCTCGGGTCGATAATAGCCATAATCCTAAATAGTAAAAGTATTTGTATGTTTTCTCTTTTGATAGTAGGACTTGTTTTATTTCTTTATTTGTTTACTAAGGAGACTCCTAAAAAAGATTTTTACACCTTCCAAGTGTGTAAAATCAATTTAATGGTAAGGGGTAGTATCGAGTCTTCATATAGCATTTATAATCCGGAAAAAGTTTTTTGTAATGATATGAATGAATTAGTAACACAATTCAAAGAATTAAACATAAAACTGAAGAGGCTGAAGGGAAATAAAAATCATGAAATAGTAATTGAGTTTAATCAGAGTCCGTTTATAGAGGGTGTAAATAATTATTTCACTCTATATACTGGGCTTACAGCCGAAGAACAGAATGAATTCTACAGAGAACTATATAAGGACTCATTTTAAATGAGGAATTATATAATTGCTGAGAGGAGAAGCTGATAATAAGACAAAACAAGTCACATTTCATTCTTTGTTGTTGTAACCTAAATCACAAACCTAAACTAAAACGAAAGGGAAAAATGAAAAGAATCATTGTTATTTGCTTTGCATTACTTATTTTCATTATCAACGTTCAACAAGTTTTTGCAAAGAAAGATTGTTCCGAAATGCCTTCAAAACCCAATCCCCTACGAGCCGTAAATGATTTTGCCAATATTATTGATGATAAAATTGAGCAAAACATAGAGCAAAAACTCCGGGATTACTATAATACAACAACGATTGCATTAATTGTTGTGACGGTTAATAGTTTGGATGGAAAGGCGGATGATTCCTATGCTCAAGATTTATTCGATTGTTGGGGACCGGGTGGAAAGAATAATGCTGGTATTATTTTTTTAGTAGCTCCCAAGGAAAGAAAAACAAGAATTCATACCGGCTATGGAATTGAGGGTGATTTGACAGATGCTCAATCCAAAAAAATTATTGAGAAGAATATTATTCCCTATTTCAAAAAATCAGATTATTCTTCTGGAATATTGAATGGGGTGGAGAATATACTAGCTGTAACTGGTCCACAGAGCATGGAACAACGTAAGGAGGCAGTACGAATTAGAGAGGAGGAAAGTAGAAAAGTAAAGAAACAAATATTCGATGTGGTAATTAATATTGGAATAGGAATTATATTAATTATCGGTTTATTCTATTTATCTCGATTCATGCTTAGTTTCTTGAGAAAAAAGAAATTAAGTAATCAGTTATTAAAGAGTTTAGAAAATCAGACTGAACAAATAATTCAGGCCCGTAAAGTAATTTCTGATTTATGTGAGAATACTAAAACTGCTCCAAAATGGGTTCAAGAAGAAGCAACTGAACATATGGAACAGGCAAATCAAAAATTACTTGAAGCTTCGCGTATCTTAGAAAAAGCTAAAGGTTCTGTAAAAGAAGCACCGGATCAAGTGTATGGTTTCTTACTCAAGGCCCGCACTTTGATTCATAAAGCAGAGAATAACTTCATTAAAGTAGATAAAGACTTACGTATAAAAGTTAATAAATTTGCTCAAGCTGCTCCTGTTAAAGCAGAGAAGGCAGTGCAGATTCTTGAGAAAAATCTCTGCGAAACTTTAGAGTTAACGAATCAGGGTTTTCGTTTTAATGAAGCAGTTACAAATCAAAATGATTTAAAAAAGAAATTTGAAGAAACTGCAAAAAATCTTGGAAATAAAGAGTATGACCACATAATATGTCGAGAAAGCGATATAATTGCTTCAAAATCGAATGAGCTTTTTTCAGACATTAAAGAGGTTGTTCTCAAGAAAAAAGAAATCCATCAGAATCTTGATAGTCTTCTGAAGGTTGCCAAGGATCACTACTCTTCTTTTGAAAAATATGTTAAAGAAGTAGATCACCTTAAGAAGCAGTATCCAGAAAACGTATGGAAAAAACTTGAAACAGATTTATTAAGACTTACAGTAAAACTTCATCCTGAAAAAATTAAGGTTTTGAAAAATGAAATTGAAGATTTAAATAATATGAAAAATCAAAAATTTCATTTGGCAGCTTCAAAATTTAACAACTTTCAGGAACTAATAAATGATGTTGAGAAAGTATATTCTGAAATCAATGCTGTTTCTAGCCAACAGGAAAAATCAAAAAAAGATTTCTTTTCAGAGTACAAAAAAACAGAGACAGCTGTAAATTCAGCTTTAAGCAAAATAAAAGATTCAGATGTTTCTGGTGAAACAAAGCAAATTGCTAAGAAAGCAGCAATTAAATTAAATGAGACTGCCGTAGAATCAAGCACTTCTATAGTTGATTGGTTTTTTCTTATCACTCTCTTGAAATCAACATGTTCTCTTGCTGAAGATGCATTTAAAAAAGCACAAAATGACATAGATGATGCAGAGAGAAGAAGAAGTCGCGAGAGAGATGATGAGGCAGAAAGTCGCAGAAATAGCTATTCAAATTCGGATACTTCATTCTCTTTTAGTTCAGATAGTGATTTTGGTGGATTTGGAGGAGGAATGAGCGGAGGAGGTGGTGCTTCTGGAAGTTGGTAAAATAAATTAATGAAAGGAGAAAATGAAAAAATAAGTTTTGGATGAACTTTAATGTACCTTTACTGAGCCAGGAATTTCTTAAATGAAACTACTGGCTTTTTTATTACTCTTTAGGCTATGACAATATTGGGAAAAGTGAGAGATTGAGATTGACAAATAACTCTAAAAGTACCAGGATTTAAGTATCTATTATTAATATGTACATATATGAAAAAAATATTGGTCTTATTATTACTATTTAGTATTGTAGCTTTGCCGATGATTTCTCAAGCTGAAGATTTTTCTTTCTCTCAAGTTGAGACAGATATATCTACAAATCGTTTTAGTGTTGGTATTATGAACAATGCTGAAAGTAGTTGTAAGATGTACTGGGGCAATAGTATAAACAGTTTAAACTATATACTTTCATCAGATCATGGAGAAAATTTTAGACCAGCAAATAATTTCCATGGTTTTTTGTTGGTAGATCTTTCTCCTGGTACTAATTATGCTTATAAGATAGTCTGTAGAACACCAGGTGGTCAAACATTTCAAACTGCTATAAATACTTTTACTACTCTTTCATTGAATAATCAAACTGCACATGTACAAGTAGTATCACCTAATGGAGGTGAGTCTTATAAAGTTGGAGATACAATAAGGATTTCTTGGGATCAATGGAATCAAGGAAATAGTGCTTTTATTTTAAGGGTAAAGATTTCTGAGTCCAGTGTTTACCCAATTGATTTTGTAGTAGACGGACAATGGGATAATAAAAAGGAGCCCTTTAATAGTGCCAATGGTAGAAATTATTATGATTGGAAAATTCCTTTTGCCATGCCTTTCATTTCTAAAGATTATAAATATCTAATTCAGGTTATTGGTGGTAATGTAGATCTTCACGTTCAAACTAATGATTTAAGTGATAACACCTTTACAACTTATATAGCGATACCTGAAACCAATACTGGAAATAATAATATTAATGTCCCACCTACAGTCCCATTAACTAATAACTCTGAAGTTAGGACAATCAAGAATAGGCCATTATATAAGCGCTTAAAAGGGGCCATTCTCATAAAAGTTGAAGATCAGGGTAAGGCTTATTATATTAGTTCTTCTAAGGAAAAGTCATATTTTCTTGGGCGTCCTCAAGATGCTTTCATAATTATGCGTGAGCAAGGTATTGGGATAAAAAACAACGATTTAATAAAGATCCCAATTGGTTTAGGAAAATTGTCAGGCGGTGATCCTGATCAAGACGGTTTAGGAGATATGTTAGAGGACGCATTATTGACTGATAAATCTATTGCTGATACTGATGGTGATGGTATTAATGATAAAGTGGAGATTATTAATGGATATAACCCAAAAGCATCAGGAAAAATGCCGATTGATAAGAATTTTGCTAAAAGTCTAATGGGTAAGATCCTTCTTCAAGTTGAAGGTAGAGGAGAGGCTTGGTATGTCAATCCAATT is part of the Candidatus Falkowbacteria bacterium genome and harbors:
- a CDS encoding TPM domain-containing protein; translated protein: MKKIIVFYFAIFFLIYTQKLFAQIECSELPNKNKFPQAVNDFAYIINDSVEQKIEQKLRSYFESTGLALIVVTVDSLDGYTDDSYAQNLFDCWKPGGENNAGIIFLVAPGERKLRIHTGYGIESSLTDAQCNLLINNICVPYFKKSKYSSGILNGVEEILAIIFPQEQRDRIKEEEDKNAGDNIQHTKRRNSKTFGGFLKGKSGGGGDSGFW
- a CDS encoding nucleotidyl transferase AbiEii/AbiGii toxin family protein, which produces MTLDYLKHKNILLQILKDIYSDTSLATTLGFKGGTAALLFYDLNRNSVDLDFDLLDDTKKQEVFEKLQKITASYGTITESMIKHYNLLNVISYALGTQQIKVEVNLRNFGSEYEIRTLLGISMLVMVREDMFAHKLMAMYERIGETSRDIFDVYFFYKKMWEINKTIVELRANMPFKDLLKKCIHKLEQMDNKHILDGLGELLTEPQKDWARAKLRTETIFLLKLAYSNEK
- a CDS encoding type IV toxin-antitoxin system AbiEi family antitoxin domain-containing protein, which codes for MIIKPTKGEYLDILLRSTKTVFSTKDVALLWNESDEVIVGDRLKKYVNAGKLIRVRRGFYVKDRNYSRFELATRIYTPSYVSFETVLTREGVNFQYYGNIFVASYVSREIQISDQKITFIRMKDYVLSNTTGIEHVNGIATATKERALLDRVYVSKNYYFDNLRGIDWDMVFEILPIYHNKRMEKTMKRYFERYKKLNEKQ
- a CDS encoding TPM domain-containing protein encodes the protein MKRIIVICFALLIFIINVQQVFAKKDCSEMPSKPNPLRAVNDFANIIDDKIEQNIEQKLRDYYNTTTIALIVVTVNSLDGKADDSYAQDLFDCWGPGGKNNAGIIFLVAPKERKTRIHTGYGIEGDLTDAQSKKIIEKNIIPYFKKSDYSSGILNGVENILAVTGPQSMEQRKEAVRIREEESRKVKKQIFDVVINIGIGIILIIGLFYLSRFMLSFLRKKKLSNQLLKSLENQTEQIIQARKVISDLCENTKTAPKWVQEEATEHMEQANQKLLEASRILEKAKGSVKEAPDQVYGFLLKARTLIHKAENNFIKVDKDLRIKVNKFAQAAPVKAEKAVQILEKNLCETLELTNQGFRFNEAVTNQNDLKKKFEETAKNLGNKEYDHIICRESDIIASKSNELFSDIKEVVLKKKEIHQNLDSLLKVAKDHYSSFEKYVKEVDHLKKQYPENVWKKLETDLLRLTVKLHPEKIKVLKNEIEDLNNMKNQKFHLAASKFNNFQELINDVEKVYSEINAVSSQQEKSKKDFFSEYKKTETAVNSALSKIKDSDVSGETKQIAKKAAIKLNETAVESSTSIVDWFFLITLLKSTCSLAEDAFKKAQNDIDDAERRRSRERDDEAESRRNSYSNSDTSFSFSSDSDFGGFGGGMSGGGGASGSW